In Gemmobacter sp., the sequence CCCCCCCGGGCGGCAAGGCCGGGCACGCCGGCCTGCCTGCTAGAGCCGGTAAAGATCACCGAACTTCGCCTCCAGATAGTCCAAAAGCGGCCCTTCATCGGGCGCAAAACCGCAGGCATGTTCCACGGTCGCCAGCGGCTCGCGCAGCCCGCCATGGCGTTGCAGCCGTTCGCCCAGCCAGCCGGTGGCAGGCGACGTATCGCCCTGCGCCAGCGCGGCATCCAGCCCCGGCAGATCGGCCCGCATCGCGCGGGTCAGGCAGCCGGCAAAGACATTCCCCAGTGCATAGGTGGGGAAATAGCCGAACAGCCCGACCGACCAATGCACATCCTGCAACATGCCATGCGACGGCCGGTCCACCACCACGCCGAAATCCGACAGGAAGCGGTCGTTCCACGCCGCCTCCAGATCACCGGGCAGCAGGTCGCCCGCGATCAGCGCGCGCTCCAGGTCAAAGCGCATCATGATGTGCAGGTTGTAATGCACTTCATCGGCCTCGGTGCGGATGAACCCCGGTTGCACCCGGTTGACGGCGGCATAGAACGCGGCCTCGTCGGGCAGGTTCAGGGCCAGCCCTTCGGCCTGCATCCGCCGGAACAGCCAGCCGGTAAAGGCGCGGCTGCGGCCCAGCTGGTTTTCATAGCTGCGGCTCTGGCTTTCATGCACCCCCATCGACACGCCGCGCCCCAGCGGCGTCAGCAGATAGGCCTGGTCGATGGTCTGTTCATAGGCAGCGTGGCCCACCTCGTGGATGGTGGAATAAAAGCAGTTGAACGGGTCGGTCTCGACCACCCGGGTGGTGATGCGCACATCGTTGCCCGAGCCGCTGGAAAACGGATGCACGGCCAGATCCAGCCGGCCGCGCGTCCAGTCATAGCCAAAGGCGGTGGCCAGATCGCGGGCGATGCGCATCTGGGCCTCGGCAGGGAATTCGCCCCTTAGCGGCGCCGGTGCATCGGCGCCCAGCACCTTTTCGCGCAAGGCGACCAGCCGGGGCCGCATCCGGCCAAACACCCCGCCGATCCAGTCGGCGGTGGCGCCGGGTTCGTAATCATCCAGCAGCGCATCATAGGGGCTGGCATTGCTGCCCTGCGCCAGCGCGGCAGCCTCTTCGCGCTTCAGCGCGATGACCTTGGTAAGGGTGGGCAGGAAATGCCCCACGTCATCACGCGCCCGCGCCTCGGCCCAGATACCTTGCGACAGGCTGGTCAGCCGGGCCAGTTCCTGCGCCAGACGGGCCGGGATCTTGGTCGCCCGGGCATATTCCCGCCGGATATGGCGCAGCTGGGCGGCCTGCACCTCATCCGCCGGGGTGGCGCCCGCCAGCCAGTCGCCGACGCGCGGGTCGGTGCGGCGGGCGTGCA encodes:
- a CDS encoding carboxypeptidase M32, translating into MSYSDLMAFQRETEALGQVAGRLGWDQETMMARGSADQRAEEMGALEGVLHARRTDPRVGDWLAGATPADEVQAAQLRHIRREYARATKIPARLAQELARLTSLSQGIWAEARARDDVGHFLPTLTKVIALKREEAAALAQGSNASPYDALLDDYEPGATADWIGGVFGRMRPRLVALREKVLGADAPAPLRGEFPAEAQMRIARDLATAFGYDWTRGRLDLAVHPFSSGSGNDVRITTRVVETDPFNCFYSTIHEVGHAAYEQTIDQAYLLTPLGRGVSMGVHESQSRSYENQLGRSRAFTGWLFRRMQAEGLALNLPDEAAFYAAVNRVQPGFIRTEADEVHYNLHIMMRFDLERALIAGDLLPGDLEAAWNDRFLSDFGVVVDRPSHGMLQDVHWSVGLFGYFPTYALGNVFAGCLTRAMRADLPGLDAALAQGDTSPATGWLGERLQRHGGLREPLATVEHACGFAPDEGPLLDYLEAKFGDLYRL